The following proteins come from a genomic window of Corallococcus sp. NCRR:
- a CDS encoding methyl-accepting chemotaxis protein — MTQPSPPSTQALLFKLLLLRTLVVTVAVAPAIYVDMQLLEVDASNVGFVLGVVTPIVIGGLALVVPIGAVGALLRHAVEAKASPAERLGRLLRLPGVLTFVEAQAGWFLGGIFFNGAIGLAMDRPPRVILVGVAVAMSAGLFSAPIMYMLYEKALAAVTLEAFRRAPHERPVGEGLFLPRQSWFLPAIVVSALLITCITSIATLQLRLEKNLSSLADDLELSGEYRGAARVRARIQPLQRDLTLPVAFLGGFAALGAIFTAAWAARRLAQGARAVGASLDALVEGRAAPPQWVSTDELGDLSARTWLLYEQLQELPRALSSSAGHLAKAGTRLTEASDQQNQTLSRQASAIHQARTTAQEIQQMSKLAASRAGSVLQVAERAAAMGKLGEESLAGTEQGLDDIRGLTHGLNRQVVDLGTRAREVGRVSEVVKSLADQSHMLAINAAIEASRAGEQGRGFAVVARQMRELADQSIKATGQVRGLLEGMETATGEAVVTADKSSAGVEAALVPLRKSGERLRELIKLTHESASAVRQIAEAVAQQHAGVDQLFSAVSEMDELMAATLRQLGTTQEAATAVAQATGQVSELAERYVS, encoded by the coding sequence ATGACACAGCCATCCCCCCCTTCGACCCAGGCGCTGCTCTTCAAGCTGCTCTTGCTGCGCACGCTGGTCGTCACGGTGGCGGTGGCGCCGGCCATCTACGTCGACATGCAGTTGTTGGAGGTGGACGCGAGCAACGTGGGGTTCGTGCTCGGCGTCGTCACGCCCATCGTCATTGGCGGGCTGGCGCTGGTGGTGCCCATTGGCGCGGTGGGCGCGCTGCTCAGGCACGCGGTGGAGGCGAAGGCGAGTCCCGCGGAGCGGCTGGGGCGGCTGTTGCGGCTGCCGGGCGTGCTCACGTTCGTGGAGGCGCAGGCGGGCTGGTTCCTGGGCGGCATCTTCTTCAACGGCGCCATTGGCCTGGCGATGGACCGGCCGCCGCGCGTCATCCTGGTGGGCGTGGCGGTGGCGATGAGCGCGGGGCTCTTCAGCGCGCCCATCATGTACATGCTCTACGAGAAGGCGCTGGCGGCGGTGACGCTGGAGGCGTTCCGCCGCGCGCCGCACGAGCGCCCCGTTGGCGAAGGGCTGTTCCTGCCCCGGCAGAGCTGGTTCCTGCCGGCCATCGTCGTGTCCGCGCTCCTGATTACGTGCATCACGAGCATCGCCACGTTGCAGCTGCGGCTGGAGAAGAACCTGTCGTCGCTGGCGGACGACCTGGAGCTGTCGGGCGAGTACCGGGGCGCGGCGCGGGTGCGCGCGCGCATCCAGCCGTTGCAGCGCGATTTGACGTTGCCGGTGGCGTTCCTGGGCGGGTTCGCGGCGCTGGGGGCCATCTTCACGGCGGCGTGGGCGGCGCGCCGGCTGGCGCAGGGCGCGAGGGCGGTGGGGGCGTCACTGGACGCGCTGGTGGAGGGCCGCGCGGCGCCGCCGCAGTGGGTGTCCACGGATGAGCTGGGGGATTTGTCCGCGCGCACGTGGCTGCTCTACGAACAATTGCAGGAGCTGCCCCGGGCGCTGAGCTCGTCCGCGGGGCACCTGGCGAAGGCGGGCACGCGGCTGACGGAGGCGAGCGACCAGCAGAACCAGACGTTGTCTCGTCAGGCGTCCGCCATCCATCAGGCGCGCACGACGGCGCAGGAGATCCAGCAGATGTCGAAGCTGGCGGCGAGCCGCGCGGGGAGCGTCCTGCAGGTGGCGGAGCGCGCCGCGGCGATGGGCAAGCTGGGCGAGGAGTCACTGGCGGGCACGGAGCAGGGGCTCGACGACATCCGGGGCCTGACGCACGGCTTGAACCGGCAGGTGGTGGACCTGGGCACGCGGGCCCGCGAGGTGGGCCGGGTGTCGGAGGTGGTGAAGTCGCTGGCGGACCAATCGCACATGCTGGCCATCAACGCGGCCATCGAGGCGAGCCGCGCGGGCGAGCAGGGCCGGGGCTTCGCGGTGGTGGCGCGGCAGATGCGCGAGCTGGCGGACCAGTCCATCAAGGCGACGGGCCAGGTGCGCGGGCTGCTGGAGGGCATGGAGACCGCCACGGGCGAAGCGGTGGTGACGGCGGACAAGAGCTCCGCGGGCGTGGAGGCGGCGCTGGTGCCGCTGCGCAAGAGCGGCGAGCGGCTGCGGGAGCTGATCAAACTGACGCACGAGTCCGCGTCGGCGGTGCGGCAGATCGCCGAAGCGGTGGCGCAGCAGCACGCGGGCGTGGATCAGCTGTTCAGCGCGGTGAGTGAGATGGACGAGCTGATGGCCGCGACGCTGCGGCAGCTGGGCACGACGCAGGAAGCGGCGACGGCGGTGGCCCAGGCGACGGGGCAGGTGTCGGAGCTGGCGGAGCGGTACGTGTCGTAG